The Sandaracinaceae bacterium genome has a segment encoding these proteins:
- the modB gene encoding molybdate ABC transporter permease subunit, whose product MNDALRLGGRALGFALVAFLLLPFVALAVTLSDGDFERAVDRGLWDALWLSLGSTTLAVGLLALTGTPLAWWLARREGWWARRIEGLVRLPAVTPPAVAGVALLAAFGRGGLFGDTLAEAGVSIPFTLSAVVLAQLFVAAPFFVLPVADAFREVDDELLWTARSLGSGPTGVFFRVVLPMSAPTFVGGLAMAWARALGEFGATLVFAGNLPGATQTLPVAIYAAMEGDLGPARVMALVLLAFALFLFAALRTSRVERVLGKRT is encoded by the coding sequence GTGAACGACGCGCTGCGGCTCGGCGGGCGTGCGCTCGGGTTCGCGCTCGTCGCGTTCCTCCTCCTCCCCTTCGTCGCGCTCGCGGTGACGCTCTCGGACGGCGACTTCGAGCGCGCCGTCGACCGCGGGCTCTGGGACGCGCTCTGGCTCAGCCTCGGCAGCACCACCCTCGCGGTCGGGCTGCTCGCGCTCACCGGGACGCCGCTCGCCTGGTGGCTCGCGCGGCGCGAGGGCTGGTGGGCGCGTCGGATCGAAGGCCTCGTGCGCTTGCCCGCGGTGACCCCACCCGCGGTGGCCGGCGTGGCGCTCCTCGCCGCCTTCGGTCGCGGAGGGCTGTTCGGCGACACGCTGGCCGAGGCGGGGGTCTCCATCCCCTTCACCCTGAGCGCGGTCGTGCTGGCGCAGCTCTTCGTCGCGGCGCCCTTCTTCGTGCTACCCGTGGCCGACGCGTTCCGCGAGGTCGACGACGAGCTGCTCTGGACCGCGCGCAGCCTCGGCAGCGGTCCGACGGGCGTGTTCTTTCGCGTGGTGTTGCCGATGAGCGCGCCGACCTTCGTCGGAGGCCTCGCGATGGCGTGGGCGCGCGCGCTGGGCGAGTTCGGCGCGACCCTCGTGTTCGCGGGCAACCTCCCCGGCGCCACGCAGACGCTCCCGGTCGCGATCTACGCCGCGATGGAGGGCGACCTGGGCCCGGCCCGCGTGATGGCGCTGGTGCTCCTCGCCTTCGCGCTCTTCTTGTTCGCCGCCCTGCGCACCTCGCGCGTCGAGCGCGTGCTGGGGAAGCGGACCTGA
- a CDS encoding ABC transporter ATP-binding protein produces MLDANVTVRRGELRLEAALTCRGTTVVMGPNGAGKSTLLQALLGAIRPEDGYVRFGDEILFDHERGIDLPAEERGLAYVPQGYGLFPHLEVLDNVMFGIRTGGRQARIAHALRILDDLGVRPLARRRPTELSGGEMQRVALARAVASSPRVLLLDEPLSALDQSARPKVRRFLADWLRASRLRTVLVTHDASDARELADELVVLEAGRVVQRGTPDHVAFRPATEFVAALTAGLIERDDRSVPPPGMLTEDE; encoded by the coding sequence ATGCTGGACGCGAACGTCACCGTGCGGCGCGGCGAGCTGCGGCTCGAGGCCGCGCTCACGTGCCGGGGCACCACCGTGGTCATGGGCCCGAACGGGGCCGGCAAGTCCACCCTGCTCCAGGCGCTGCTAGGCGCGATCCGCCCCGAGGACGGCTACGTCCGCTTCGGCGACGAGATCCTCTTCGACCACGAGCGCGGCATCGATCTGCCCGCCGAGGAGCGAGGGCTCGCGTACGTGCCCCAGGGCTACGGGCTCTTCCCCCACCTCGAGGTGCTGGACAACGTGATGTTCGGCATTCGGACCGGGGGGCGCCAGGCGCGCATCGCCCACGCGCTCCGGATCCTCGACGACCTCGGCGTGCGGCCGCTGGCCCGGCGGAGACCCACGGAGCTGTCGGGGGGCGAGATGCAGCGGGTCGCGCTCGCGCGGGCGGTCGCGTCGTCTCCGCGCGTGCTCTTGCTGGACGAGCCGCTCTCCGCGCTCGATCAGAGCGCCCGGCCCAAGGTGCGGCGCTTCCTCGCGGACTGGCTCCGCGCGTCGCGCCTGCGGACCGTGCTCGTCACCCACGACGCGAGCGACGCGCGCGAGCTGGCGGACGAGCTGGTGGTGCTCGAGGCGGGGCGTGTGGTGCAGCGCGGCACGCCGGATCACGTGGCGTTCCGTCCCGCGACCGAGTTCGTCGCCGCGCTGACGGCCGGCCTCATCGAGCGGGACGATCGCTCCGTGCCGCCCCCCGGCATGCTGACCGAAGACGAGTGA
- the modA gene encoding molybdate ABC transporter substrate-binding protein — protein sequence MPPLNGPDGARKRTLRGALLCAFTCSLAAPSGGCSEEAPMRVFAAASLGPAMEDAAEAYEARTGTRVRVTAAGSQVLRRQLEAGAPADVYAPASYAHVEGAVRGSLGEVTLLACNRPVVVTGPGSAVRDLETLDRAERLVIGTPEAPIGAYTDAIFARAERRYGAAWRRRVDAKVVSRELDVRQVLTKVQLGEADAAIVYATDAARARSPIQARPIPEELGVVARYPIAVTEGAAPEARAFVRWLREDGFSHLARHGWTRCPSEESPAEERGGGA from the coding sequence TTGCCCCCCCTGAACGGCCCAGACGGCGCGAGGAAGCGGACCCTTCGCGGCGCCCTCCTCTGCGCCTTCACGTGCAGCCTGGCCGCGCCCTCGGGAGGGTGCTCGGAGGAGGCGCCGATGCGGGTGTTCGCCGCGGCGTCCCTCGGCCCCGCGATGGAGGACGCGGCCGAGGCCTACGAGGCGCGCACCGGGACGCGCGTGCGGGTCACCGCCGCGGGGAGTCAGGTCTTGCGACGACAGCTCGAGGCGGGCGCGCCGGCCGACGTCTACGCCCCCGCGAGCTACGCCCACGTCGAGGGGGCCGTCCGCGGCTCGCTGGGCGAGGTCACGCTCCTCGCGTGCAACCGCCCCGTGGTGGTCACGGGCCCCGGCTCGGCGGTCCGGGATCTCGAGACCCTCGACCGCGCGGAGCGGCTGGTGATCGGTACGCCCGAGGCGCCGATCGGGGCGTACACGGACGCCATCTTCGCGCGCGCGGAGAGGCGCTACGGCGCGGCGTGGCGGCGACGGGTGGACGCCAAGGTGGTCTCGCGTGAGCTCGACGTGCGGCAGGTGCTCACCAAGGTGCAGCTGGGCGAGGCCGACGCGGCGATCGTCTACGCGACCGACGCAGCCCGCGCGCGCTCGCCCATTCAGGCGCGGCCCATCCCGGAGGAGCTGGGGGTGGTGGCGCGCTACCCGATCGCGGTCACCGAGGGCGCGGCGCCCGAAGCGCGCGCGTTCGTGCGCTGGCTCCGCGAAGACGGCTTCTCACACCTCGCGCGGCACGGCTGGACGCGCTGCCCGAGTGAGGAGAGCCCGGCCGAAGAGCGGGGAGGCGGGGCGTGA